The genome window GGGCAGCGTCACCTACTTCATCGGTGTCGTCGTCGCAGCCCGCCAGGAACAAGCCGGCGAGGGCGGCACCCGCTCCGGTATAGCGTAAAAAATCTCGGCGCGCCACTCCTGCTGGCGCAGACGGAGTAGCCAATGGTTCAGTGGACTGGGATGCAGAATTTGTCATCATAGAAGGGTGAGGTAACTTGGTGGAACACGCCCCGTTGTACGCCACTATCTTGGAAACCACCTCCGTAGCAAGCCAAAATCCGTATTTATCTGCCAGAAATACGTATTTGTTTATAGTAACAAACCGCACAAAATATATACAGCTTAGCATATATTTTGTGCGGTTTGTCTTGCTGCCTTTCACTTAGGTGAAGTATGGCCTCCGACTATTCTACGGTTGCCAGCCGCAGCTTGCCTTCAGGTAGTAGTTACTACTGCTACCGGCCTCGCGGAGCACCCAGTTACCGGGTTGGCCCAGCCACTCCAACCGCCCTTCCTCATTGAACCGGTTGGCAAAATCCAGGGAGCAAACGTCCAGCATATCAACCCCTACGTGCTTGACGCGCAGGTGCTCCACATATTGCAGCGTTAGCTTGCCGGCATCTAGGCAGGTAGGGTGCAACGCCAGGTTGTGGGCCGGCGAGGTCATGGCCGCAGAGGGGTATAGCAAGCCATCAAAGGCGGCTCCGAGTTCACAGGCTTCAGCCAACGCAATGGACAGGCGGTAGTGGTGGGAGTTGTGCTCCGAAACAGGCTTGATAAGCACCCGAGTCAGGAAGGCTGCTACTAGGCGGGCCGGCTCGGGTAAAGTGGCCCGGGCCTGCCCGAGCACCTGATTACGGTCGGCGTGCGGGTCATCGGAACAGTGGTCCGGTTCATGAAAGCTAACCAGGCGCAAGGGCTGGCGACTAATCCAGCGGCTGATAACGATGTGGTCCTCAGGCTGAACTCCGGCCTCAAAAAAAGGCGGATGCCAGGTAGCGCTGGCGTAGAACATAGGCTGCCCCGCCCGATTGGCTCGTTGGTTATTGGCTACCCGCTCGGGAGGTGGATAGGATACTTCCGACCAATAAACGGGTAGCTCCTGCCGGGGCACTCCCCGGTACAGCAGCACTCCCGCGGGCAGCTCAATACAGCGTACTGGATGACTAGTCAATAGCCGCCGGATGCGCTTGCTTAGCTCCGCAATAGAGTGACGACGCAGGCTCAGGTGCCGCAGCGCGGATAACTGCCGGCGGACAGCAGCCACTTCCGGCAGGGAAGACGAGGAGACCATAGGCAGGAAAAGAAGCGCACGAGAACTACGCCAGCCTTATCAGGGGCGGTGCAACAGGTCTCAGGCAGTGCCAGAGGAAGAATCCGGACGCAGACCCCAGCGCGAGATCCGCGTCGGATTTAGGCAAATTGGCTTATCGGTACCGGTCCTGGGAGGTATAGGTAGAAGTCTGCCCAGGGGACGGACGGTTGCGGCTGCGCAGCCAGACCAAACCAGCCACGGCCGCCGCTACCCCCGCTCCTACAGCCCACAGGGGCACCTGGCGTTCAGGAGCTGGGGGCACGTAGGTAACCCCCGTTTCATTGGCCGTAGCTGGGTGACCGACGTAGCGGCCCTGGGCGGGCACGGCCAGTTCCTCAAACTGCCGGGCCAGCCGCTGTAGTTCCTGGTGCAGCACCTCCCCACGCATGGGAATGCCGTGCCCGGTGGCTGCCACTGCGGGCTGCAACTCGGCTAGCAAAACCACGGATTGGTGCGCCTCGGGCCAGTCGGGAGTAAAATAGGCGGGCGGGCCATTCACCTCCTGGCGCTGCTGCCACACGGCCGTAGCCGATTCCTGCTTGGTAGTCACGAAGGCGTCGCCGGCCAGCAGCGTGCGGTCTTGCTCCCGGAAGAAGGACACGTGGCCCGGGGTGTGACCCGGCGTGGGCAGCCAGCGCCACCCTGGCAAATGCGGCACCGAGCCGTCGGTAGGCAGGGGCTGTACCCGGCTGCCTAAATCAAGTGGGGCCTTGGGATAAAGAAACGACATGGCTGCCATGGCTCCGCCCCCAACTGAGGGGTCGGGCGGGGGGTAGGCCGACAGGCCGCGGAGGTAGGGCAGCTCCAATGGGTGGGCGTACACCGTTACGTTGGGCCAGGTTTTGAGCAGGTGAGGCAGGGCCCCTACGTGGTCGAAGTGGCCGTGGGTGAGCAGGATGGCCGCGGGCGGATTACCTGGCCCAAACAGATACTCGGCCGTGTGCTGAACCTTGGAGCCGGACCCCGGCAGACCAGCATCTACGAGTACCCACGAGGCCACGGGTTGCTCCTGAGTCCGGACGTAGTAGAGATTCACGAACACATTGCGCTGGCCCCATAACCCCGGCACCACGGGGTGCAGGGCGGGCGTGTTGGCGCGGGTATCGGTGGCTTTGGGGGTTGAAGCAGACATAAGCAGAACGAAAAAGTGAACAAAGAGAGAGTACTTCTCTACTGCCGTTAGCGGGCAGACGGAGCGGGTAGGGCGCAGCTGCACAACACTTCCCGGGTAGGAGCGGCCACTTTGTAATCAGGCAGTGACACCTCCTTCATGTAAATGACATCGAGTTGCCGCAGGGGCGGATGAGTAGGGTTTTCGTGCCAGATGCGCAGCAGGTAGTTGCAGTAATAGGGCCGCATAAAGGAGTTATCCACGAACAGGTAGTTCTCCGAGTACTTGCGCCACCGGTCGTTGCGGAACAGGGAAACCACGGAGGCAGGCTTTTCTAGGGTCGTGCCCCTACCCTCCTGGTTCAGATCGACGTGACGGCCATCCTGGGTGGTACCATCGAGAATGTACCAGCCGTCGTCTTTGAATACGGAGGGCGCAAACATGCCCCAATGCTGATCGGTGCGTACTAGGTAGCCCAACCAACGCATGGGCTGGCGCATGGTCCACTCGGGCCGAACGATGCTGTCTAGGTTCCACCAGCACACGTAGGCCAGCAGTCCCAGCACCGCCCCTTCGCGCACGGCCCGCAGCAGATTCCGAAAGCCCTCAGAAAGCTCCAACGACGTTTCTACCCGCAGCCGCACGCCGCTACGCCACTGGGCCAGGCGCGTGTTCCAGGGCTGCACCAGCCGCGCCGCCACCTGGGGGCCGAGGCGCTGGTAAGCCGGCACCAGCTTGCGCTCCAACCAATCCATGGCGCTGCCGGGCAGCAGCCCTAGCACCGAGGCCCAGTTAATCAGGAAAAACAGACCCACGAAGAGCGTCAGGCTGATTCCAAGGTGAAAGCCGTATATTACTCCCACAAAAAGCAGCCGCCACCACGGTACCCGCCACGGAATGAACAGCACGCAGGGCAGTAGCATTTCCAGGTAAAAGGTCATCCAGGTAAAGGCCTGGAGCAGGCCCGGGTACGGATACAGCAGCCGGCCGCCGGGCAGCACTACCTGGTCGAGGCTGAAGGCATAGTACAGGGCGGTACCTTCTTGGTGCCACTCCGGGCTGCTTTTAAGTAAGGCGGTGCACCAGTACACCAGCGCCAACTGCACCACGTAGGCCAGCGTGGCTGCACTGGCGTACGTCATGCTGGCGGGCAGGGGCTTACGGCGGGCATCCAGGGAGTACACCCGTCCCCAGGGCAAAAAGAAGCCCCAGAACAAAAGCATCCGCAGCAAATCGTCGCCGCCCTGCAGAATCAGGGGGTTACGGTTCTGCACCGACACCAGCAGCACCCAGGACAAAAACGTCATTAGGCGCGTTTGGTAGCCGAGCAGCAAGGCTACGGCGGCGGCGGCGGCCAGCAGAAACAGTACAGCCTGCACCTGCCACAAGCCACTGCTAGCATGCAAGGAAAACTCATACGGATTCCAGCTGTGCTCCAACAGCACGGACAGGGGCAGCACGCCTATGTTGGAGTAAAACGCTTCTAAATCGGTGCTGCGGACACCAATATCAATGAGCAGAACAATAGCCACGGCCGCTCGCAACAGGGCCAGGGCACGTAAGTCAACCTCAAAAAAACGCCGCAACACCGTATATAGAGCTGGCATGCCGTATCCGGACAGAAGAGAAAAGAGCAGACAGAACCCACCCGGCCGCGCAGCTGCGGCGGCTTGGCGGGCCTATACCATTCCGAGCCCGACAAGAACCCCGAATGCGCCAGCCAGTGCGTAGCAGGCCGCTTCAGGGTTCTTATCAGGCTCGGAAAAAAGGCAGCCTAGGCAGCCTTAGTAGGTGGTGCTACCGCTAGTAGAGCCCGAAGTGCTGCCCCCGCTAGTGGTGCGGCCGGAGGTAGTACGGCCCGAAGTGGTGCGGCCCGAAGAAGTCTTTTTGGTTGCCTTAGTAGAACCCGAGCGGCTAGAACGGCCGGAGGTGCTGGAGCCAGAGGTCATTGAACCGGAGCCCGAGGTAGAGCCACTGGTGCTGCCGCCCGAGGTCATGGAGCCCGAACCGGAGGTGCTGCCACCCGAAGTAGTGCTGCCCGAGGTAGAACCCGAGGTCATGGAGCCGGAAGTAGTACCGCTGGTAGTACCACCCGAAGTCATGGAACCGGAAGTGGAGCCGCTAGTAGTTCCGCCCGAAGTGGTGGAGCCGCTAGTAGTAGTGCCCGATGTGCTGCCGCCGCCCGTGCCACCGGTAGTGGTGCCTTGCTCCAGCGTGGCAGTGGGGGTAGCAGACGATACTTCAATGCCAGCCGCGGCAACAAAGGCGGCGATAAAGGCGGAACCGAGGAAAACAGATGCTTTTTTCATAGCGCAGAAAGAGTATGGTTGAGGAAAAGAAAGTTGAAAAAGTAGCGTACAGAGCTAGTACAACAGGGCTTACTGGCCCCCCGTGGTAGAGCCAGTCGAGCCGTTACCGCTGCCCGAAGTAGAGCCGCCCCCACTAGTGGTATTACCGCCCACGCCGCCCACTGGGGCCGTCGTTTCCGGGGAACCGGCGCCCTTCGTCTCGTCGGGCAATGATTGAGCGGTAGTGGAGCCGCCCTGCGACTCCGGGGCAGCGCTGATAGAATCGGAGGTAGCATCGGGGTAGCCGTTGATGTCGGCGCTGCCGTTGCTGTCCATGTCGCCGCTGGCATCAGGGCTGGTGGCGGTGTTGGCGTCGCGGCCTTTGTCGCCGTTGCAGGCGCCTAGGCTTAAAGCGCCACTAACCAAAAGAGTTGCTAACCAGGGCATTCGTGCTCTATACATAGGAAGAATATCAACGTGAGGTACTAAGCTTTTCTGGCCTTGGCACCCCGCATAGAGAGTGCCCAAGCGCAGGCAGCCACAAAATTTCCTTCGGCTATACGGACAATCTCTTCAGAGAATTGAAAATATGTAAAAAGAATAAATACTGGTTTTTCTTGGAATAAAAACGGAGGTGATTAATACGTAGACGGTACCAGCGGGCTAGCTACCCCCTTTAAACCGCACATAGCGGCCACCAAATGCCGGTAATAGCCACCGCCGCTGCAACCGTTTTAATCTTCCCACCCCAGACTCGTATACTGGTGAGGCTGGATGCAACTATTGCCTTTTTAGCTGATGTTGCGGCAAAAACAGCGAAGCGTTATTCTTGCCCCATTGGTATACTCCGGGGTTCGAGGCGCCTCACCTCCCTTCTAATCCGCCGCCAGCTGACCTCCTACCCGGTTTGGTTGGCCCTTACTCTTCTCTGGCATGATTCGAATTTTTTTAGTTGATGACCACGCCATTGTGCGGGAAGGTTTACGCGCCGCCTTAGCCACGGAGCCTACCCTCTCTATTGTTGCGGAAGCAGGCAACGGGCAGGAACTGCTAGAGCGCCTCCCCACCACTCCGGTCGATGTGGTGATGCTGGACATGAATATGCCCGTGCTCGATGGTCTGGCTACTACCAAGCGCTTGCGCGAAGAGTTTCCGGACACGCGCATTCTCATTCTTTCCATGCTGAACCACGAGCGGAACATTGGTCAGGTGCTCGATGCCGGCGCCCACGGCTACGTGCTAAAAAACGCTGACAAGTCGGAAATAGTAGTAGCCTTGCACACCGTGGCGGCGGGCAAGCCCTACTTGTGCAGTGAGCTGGGACTGGTTATGCTACGGAAGGTATTGAACCTGACGGGCAGCTACGGCGAGGAGCAGCTCAAGAAATCTAGCGACTTGTCGAACCGGGAGCGGGAGGTGCTGCATCTGATTGCGGAAGGACTGACTACCAATGAAATAGCCGACAAGCTTTTCACCAGCAAGCGCACCATCGAAACGCACCGCCAGAACATCATCGAAAAAACGCAGGTGAAAAACACGGCCGCTCTCATTAAATACGCCATGGAAAAAGGCCTGATTAAAGAGGCATAGCTGGCAGCATTAGCAAACCTGTAGCCAATAAGAGAATGGCCCGTCGTGCAAAGCATTTGCACGACGGGCCATTCTCTTATTGTCCAAAACAGGCAGCTGGCGCAAAGCCTCGCGGATTCAGTGAGCCAAGACAGCTACTAAGAGTTGTTAGCAGTTGATCCACGACTACCATACAGGGTGCAACAGTTCTAGTCTGCTCACACCACCTAACTCTCCGGCGGCAGCTTGGCCTTATTGGGTAAAGACCGTAAGGCTCGATTAGGCGTACAGCCGGGGCTGAATAGGTAGGGTGTACTGCTCGCCGCTGGCCAGCAAGTGAAGGTCGATGCCGCGCATGGTGAAAGGCGTATTCGGGGCTATTTCGTGGATGTTAGTGGAGCTGCAGGACCGCGCATCCAGGATGATAACCAGCCCGCTGCCCAGCACTTCCAGTTCCCGGCCCTCCGTTACGAGTACGGCCGTGTCTTCTTCCAGGCCCATGCCCACGCAGGCTGGGTTGGTAGCCAGAATCTGGGCCATGCGCACAATGCGGCCGCGCGCTACGAAGTGCGTATCCACGGCTACGTCGTGCATCAACTCCAGACCAGTTGTGATGTGAATTTCGCCTTTTAGAAAGCCCGCATCGTTGCGGCCCTGGTAAATCATGGGCGTGCTCATGGCCGTGGCTCCCGCGCTGGTGCCGGCAATAATAAACTCCTCATTGGAATACCGCTCGTGCAGGCACCGCTGCATAAGCGTGCCGCCCAATAAGGCCGTAAGCCGCAACTGGTCGCCACCGGTAAAGAGCACGCCGCCGGCCGTATCCAGCACCCGAATGAATTCCTCGTTGTTGGCCTCAGTGCGGGTTTTAATGTTCAGGACCTCCACCGTAGGCCCCCCAATGCGGTGAAATGCCCGCACGTAATCCTGGGCCGCCTCGTGGGGTTCTTCGGAAGCAGTGGGTATTACCACCAGCGGCCCCCGGTTGCCAATTTCGTCGGCCAGGCGGCGCAAAATGGCTTCTGGCGCAAAGTTTACGTTGCGGGCCGCCTGTTCATCATCTTCCGGCGCATCGCCCTTGTGCTCATGGCCGCCAATCAGTAATAGTTTACCCTTGGGAACGGGGCAAGAAGCTGCGAGAGTACGTTTTTTGGTAGGCATGGGAGTAGTCAGTTGAAAGAAATATGCCTCAGGCTGCACTCGTTGCAACGAGTACAGCCTGAGGCATCACAGGAGAACGGGTACTTAAACGGCTTTGGCGTTGATGTAATTCTTAGCCAGTTCGTTCAGCTTGGTATCGGTGTGCTGCTCCTCGCTGAGGGTTTGCTGCAGCAGGCTAGCTACTTGCTGCTGCCCCAGGCGCTCGGCGTAGTGAGCAGCGGTGCCGTAGCCCGAAATTTCGTAGTGCTCAATGCGCTGTGCGGCGGCAATCAGGGCGGCGTCCATCACTTCATCAGTGGCCCGCTCCGACATGGTTTCCTGGCCTTCCGCGATCAGGCCTTCCATGGCTTTGCAGGTGTGGCCGTCCAGATCAATGCCCAGGGTCTGGCCAATTTGCTCCAAACGCTCTACTTGCTTTTCAGTTTCGCGCAAATGCATTTCGAAACCCTGGCGCAGGCGGGCGTCTTTGGCTTTGCTAGCCATTTTGGGCAGGGCTTTCACCAGTTGATTTTCGGCGCTGTACAGGTCTTTGAGCTGCATTTCTAGCAGGTCATCTAAGGTTTCCAGTTTGTCGAACATAGTAGTGGGATAAGAGAACAGAAAACGCAGCCCAAGCAGGCTGACTGCTCTTCATACGGTGCTCCGGAGTTGGCGTTAAGGTTGAGCTCGAGAACAGCCGGCGCAGGCACCCTGTACAACTTACTACATATCAGCTATTTGCCTACCAATAACCAGGTCTTGAAAGATTATGCTGGTTGGCTTTGAGGTTAATACGGAGATTAAAATCAGTATTAACCGGTACCCGGTTTTTATTGGCTTGCCTGGCCCCGACGCTTCTTGGCGCGAGCCGCTGGGGCGTCGCCTACGCTTTGTGCTGCCGCTGCTATTGCCGCCACTAGCAGCAGGTAAAAAGCAGGTTCGAAAAATAATTTCTGCTGAAGCTGTAACCTTCGGGAAAAGGCGAAGTTTCCACCGCCGAATTCGCTCCCACCTCTTACCGACCCTCGGCTTGAACTCGCTTACGGACAACTCGCTCATGCTGCAGGTAAAGGCCGGCCAGGTCGATAAGATGGGGCTGCTGTTTGAGCGGTACCACCGGGCGCTGTTCGCGTTTTTCTACCACTCCAATGGCAACAGCACCGCCAGCGAAGACTTGGTGCAGAACGTGTTCTACCGGATGCTGAAGTACCGTCACACCTTTAACGGGGAGGGCGAGTTTCGGACCTGGATGTACCATTTGGCGCGCAACGTGCTAGCTGATGCCGCCAAGAAAAACAAGGCCTCCCTCCACCACCAGGACGTGGCCGACTGGGCCGAAAAAATTGCTGGCGGCCCCACCGCCGATGCCGGTCTGCAACGGACCCAGGAGGTAGCGCTTCTGCACCGGGCCATGGCCAAACTCAGCGCCGACCAACGGGAAGTGCTCGTATTGAGCCGCTTCCAGGAGCTGAAATACGAGCAGATAGCGCAACTGCTCGACACTACGGTAGGAGCCGTGAAGGTGCGCGCGCACCGGGCCCTCTGCCAATTGAAGGATATCTACTTGAAACTGGAAAATGGAAGCAAAGTCCGTGAACTGTGAGGGCGTACAAGAGGAGCTGATGGACTGGCTGGCGGGCACCCTGCCAGCTGACCAGCACCAGGCCGTGCAAGCCCACTTAACCCAGTGCCCCGGCTGCCAGCAGGAGCTGGCAACGGTGCAGGCGCTGTGGAATAACCTAGGCCACTTGCCCGTGCCGGAGCCCAGCGAGCAGCTGCGCCCCAACTTTTACTCCCTGCTCGCTGAGTTCCAACGCGCAGAGCAACGGCGGCAGCGCTGGTCGTTGGGCGCGTTGCTGGCCCGCCTGCGGGCCTGGTGGCAGCCGGCCTACGCCGTGCGGCTGGCTACTAGCCTAGCCCTGCTACTAGTAGGACTGGTGGCCGGCTACGGCCTGAAAGGTACCGCGGAGACGTCCGAGGTAGCCGTTCGGTCTCAACCGGCCGAAGCCCCCGCCCTGGCTGCTACTACGAAGCAGCAAACCCAGGTGCTGGCTTTGCTCAATAACCCCTCGGCCGTGCAGCGCCTGCGGGCCGTGAGCTACGCCGAGGAAGTTGCGCCCACCAACGAACGGGTAGTGGCGGCCCTGCTCAGCACCCTCAATCAGGACCCGAACGTGAACGTGCGGCTAGCCTCGCTGGAAGTGCTGGCGGGCCTGAGCCAGGACCCCATGGTGCGGCAGGGGCTGGTTCGCTCCCTCACCCTCCAGGACTCGCCCTTGGTGCAGTCGGCGCTGGCCGATGTGATGGTGCAACTGCAGGAGCGCGGCTCGGTGCGCCCCTTGCGCAAGCTGCTTCAGCAGGAAAACCTGAACGAGCAGGTGAAAGACAAAATCGAGCAAAGCATTGAAACCCTGTCTACTGACCGGGCGCCTCATCCCTCTACCTCATCTACCCACCATGAAACTCCTCCCCCTACTCAGCCTAACCTGCCTGCTGCTGTGGTTGCCTAGCTGCTCCCTGCAGGCTCAGAACCGCGAAGCCACCGAGAAAATCACCCGCGAGTTCACCATTGCCGGCGACGCCAGCCGCGCTACCCTGGCCCTCTACAACATCTTCGGCTCCGTGACGGTGCAGGGCTACAGCGGCAAAACGGTAGTCGTTGAAATCACCAAAACCATTAAGGCCCCCAGCGCGGAGCTGCTGGCCCAGGGGCAGAAAGAGGCCCAACCCGGTTTCGAGCAGCACGCCGACAGTGTGCTACTCTACGTGGCCGGCCCCCAAGACTCGCGGCCGAGGCGCCAAAACCAGCCGGACCGCTTCCGCGACAACTGGAAAAACGACGAGCGGCCGCGCTACTCCTACCAGTTCGACTACACCCTGAAAGTACCGGCCGGCATGGAAGTGCGCGTTTCAACGGTGAACGGGGGCAAAGTACAAGTTCAGGACGTAACCGGGCCGCTGCAGGCCCGCAACGTGAACGGGGCCGTCAGCATCAAAAACGCCCAGCAGGCCACGCTGGCCCACACCGTAAACGGCGACGTGGAGGTCAGCTACGCCGCCGCTCCTACCCAGGCCTCCTCCTACCATACTATCAACGGGAACATTCTGGTGAGCTACCCTGCCTCCGTATCCGCGGACCTCTACTTTAAGAGCATGCACGGCGAGATGTACACCGATTTTCCGAAGGCCGAAGTACTGCCCGCCCGCGTGACGCAAAATCAGCAGCGCGACGGCCAGAGCATTAAATACAAAATCAGCAAGGAGACGGCCGTGCGGCTGGGCAAAGGCGGACCTGATTTCCGCTTTGAAACCATCAACGGCAACGTCACCATCAAACAGCAAACCCGATGAACCAGATCCTTTTTCGTACCCTTCTGACCCTACTAGTACTGGCGGGGGCCCGGCCGCTCATGGCCCAGCAAGCAGGCAAAGAACAACTTACCGTAGCCCTCAGCTCGCCGGGTAAGCCCGGAGTGCTCCACCTGAAACTTGTCGGTGGCTCGATTCGGGTGGAAGGTACCAGCGGCCGCGACGTGGTGATTGACGTGGCCAACCGCGCCAGCCGCCGCGAGTCCAGCTCCTCCGAGGAGGTTGCCCCCAACGGCATGCGCCGCCTGTCGCGGGTTAATGGCCTCGATGTTACGGCCCAGGAAAAAGACAACCACGTGTACCTGAAAACCCAGTCGTGGCAGAACCCAGTGGACTTTGTGATTAAAGTGCCCCGGCAGTTTTCCCTGCAGCTGGCTACCGTCAACGAAGGCAATATTTCGGTGCAGAATGTGGCCG of Hymenobacter sublimis contains these proteins:
- a CDS encoding RES domain-containing protein, producing MVSSSSLPEVAAVRRQLSALRHLSLRRHSIAELSKRIRRLLTSHPVRCIELPAGVLLYRGVPRQELPVYWSEVSYPPPERVANNQRANRAGQPMFYASATWHPPFFEAGVQPEDHIVISRWISRQPLRLVSFHEPDHCSDDPHADRNQVLGQARATLPEPARLVAAFLTRVLIKPVSEHNSHHYRLSIALAEACELGAAFDGLLYPSAAMTSPAHNLALHPTCLDAGKLTLQYVEHLRVKHVGVDMLDVCSLDFANRFNEEGRLEWLGQPGNWVLREAGSSSNYYLKASCGWQP
- a CDS encoding MBL fold metallo-hydrolase, which codes for MSASTPKATDTRANTPALHPVVPGLWGQRNVFVNLYYVRTQEQPVASWVLVDAGLPGSGSKVQHTAEYLFGPGNPPAAILLTHGHFDHVGALPHLLKTWPNVTVYAHPLELPYLRGLSAYPPPDPSVGGGAMAAMSFLYPKAPLDLGSRVQPLPTDGSVPHLPGWRWLPTPGHTPGHVSFFREQDRTLLAGDAFVTTKQESATAVWQQRQEVNGPPAYFTPDWPEAHQSVVLLAELQPAVAATGHGIPMRGEVLHQELQRLARQFEELAVPAQGRYVGHPATANETGVTYVPPAPERQVPLWAVGAGVAAAVAGLVWLRSRNRPSPGQTSTYTSQDRYR
- a CDS encoding HTTM domain-containing protein, with translation MPALYTVLRRFFEVDLRALALLRAAVAIVLLIDIGVRSTDLEAFYSNIGVLPLSVLLEHSWNPYEFSLHASSGLWQVQAVLFLLAAAAAVALLLGYQTRLMTFLSWVLLVSVQNRNPLILQGGDDLLRMLLFWGFFLPWGRVYSLDARRKPLPASMTYASAATLAYVVQLALVYWCTALLKSSPEWHQEGTALYYAFSLDQVVLPGGRLLYPYPGLLQAFTWMTFYLEMLLPCVLFIPWRVPWWRLLFVGVIYGFHLGISLTLFVGLFFLINWASVLGLLPGSAMDWLERKLVPAYQRLGPQVAARLVQPWNTRLAQWRSGVRLRVETSLELSEGFRNLLRAVREGAVLGLLAYVCWWNLDSIVRPEWTMRQPMRWLGYLVRTDQHWGMFAPSVFKDDGWYILDGTTQDGRHVDLNQEGRGTTLEKPASVVSLFRNDRWRKYSENYLFVDNSFMRPYYCNYLLRIWHENPTHPPLRQLDVIYMKEVSLPDYKVAAPTREVLCSCALPAPSAR
- a CDS encoding response regulator codes for the protein MIRIFLVDDHAIVREGLRAALATEPTLSIVAEAGNGQELLERLPTTPVDVVMLDMNMPVLDGLATTKRLREEFPDTRILILSMLNHERNIGQVLDAGAHGYVLKNADKSEIVVALHTVAAGKPYLCSELGLVMLRKVLNLTGSYGEEQLKKSSDLSNREREVLHLIAEGLTTNEIADKLFTSKRTIETHRQNIIEKTQVKNTAALIKYAMEKGLIKEA
- a CDS encoding cyanophycinase, whose protein sequence is MPTKKRTLAASCPVPKGKLLLIGGHEHKGDAPEDDEQAARNVNFAPEAILRRLADEIGNRGPLVVIPTASEEPHEAAQDYVRAFHRIGGPTVEVLNIKTRTEANNEEFIRVLDTAGGVLFTGGDQLRLTALLGGTLMQRCLHERYSNEEFIIAGTSAGATAMSTPMIYQGRNDAGFLKGEIHITTGLELMHDVAVDTHFVARGRIVRMAQILATNPACVGMGLEEDTAVLVTEGRELEVLGSGLVIILDARSCSSTNIHEIAPNTPFTMRGIDLHLLASGEQYTLPIQPRLYA
- a CDS encoding YciE/YciF ferroxidase family protein, which translates into the protein MFDKLETLDDLLEMQLKDLYSAENQLVKALPKMASKAKDARLRQGFEMHLRETEKQVERLEQIGQTLGIDLDGHTCKAMEGLIAEGQETMSERATDEVMDAALIAAAQRIEHYEISGYGTAAHYAERLGQQQVASLLQQTLSEEQHTDTKLNELAKNYINAKAV
- a CDS encoding RNA polymerase sigma factor is translated as MNSLTDNSLMLQVKAGQVDKMGLLFERYHRALFAFFYHSNGNSTASEDLVQNVFYRMLKYRHTFNGEGEFRTWMYHLARNVLADAAKKNKASLHHQDVADWAEKIAGGPTADAGLQRTQEVALLHRAMAKLSADQREVLVLSRFQELKYEQIAQLLDTTVGAVKVRAHRALCQLKDIYLKLENGSKVREL
- a CDS encoding zf-HC2 domain-containing protein; the protein is MEAKSVNCEGVQEELMDWLAGTLPADQHQAVQAHLTQCPGCQQELATVQALWNNLGHLPVPEPSEQLRPNFYSLLAEFQRAEQRRQRWSLGALLARLRAWWQPAYAVRLATSLALLLVGLVAGYGLKGTAETSEVAVRSQPAEAPALAATTKQQTQVLALLNNPSAVQRLRAVSYAEEVAPTNERVVAALLSTLNQDPNVNVRLASLEVLAGLSQDPMVRQGLVRSLTLQDSPLVQSALADVMVQLQERGSVRPLRKLLQQENLNEQVKDKIEQSIETLSTDRAPHPSTSSTHHETPPPTQPNLPAAVVA
- a CDS encoding DUF4097 family beta strand repeat-containing protein; translation: MKLLPLLSLTCLLLWLPSCSLQAQNREATEKITREFTIAGDASRATLALYNIFGSVTVQGYSGKTVVVEITKTIKAPSAELLAQGQKEAQPGFEQHADSVLLYVAGPQDSRPRRQNQPDRFRDNWKNDERPRYSYQFDYTLKVPAGMEVRVSTVNGGKVQVQDVTGPLQARNVNGAVSIKNAQQATLAHTVNGDVEVSYAAAPTQASSYHTINGNILVSYPASVSADLYFKSMHGEMYTDFPKAEVLPARVTQNQQRDGQSIKYKISKETAVRLGKGGPDFRFETINGNVTIKQQTR
- a CDS encoding DUF4097 family beta strand repeat-containing protein — protein: MNQILFRTLLTLLVLAGARPLMAQQAGKEQLTVALSSPGKPGVLHLKLVGGSIRVEGTSGRDVVIDVANRASRRESSSSEEVAPNGMRRLSRVNGLDVTAQEKDNHVYLKTQSWQNPVDFVIKVPRQFSLQLATVNEGNISVQNVAGELEISNVNGSIRLEDVAGSAVLNTVNGDIVSTFKDITGGVPMAFSSVNGKIDVSLPARAKADLKLKSDRGEIYSDFDLTVDNSAPKVTRTTKDGTYRVSQESWTSGKLNGGGAEFMMKTLNGNIYIRKAK